ATTCCATTCATTATTAATCTACATACATCATTTTTTGGGTGATTGTTTGCTCTGTTTTTTACATCAGCTTCCATTATGTTGTAcatcctttattttattttgtgtttttgtaaatgcaCATCACCATATCTGCTGTGGCAGAGGTTGGTGTATTTCTTATGGAAGCAATAAAAAGCCTGATTCAGGACAAGGGTATAACAGCTATTTGTACACTCACACAGGGTGGGCACTTCAAGAGTTTTGAACAATTACAAAAGGAATTTGATctaaataataaagattttttcaGATATTTGCAAATTAGGGAttactttgataaaaaaattaaaccagAACTATCTGTAGAGGGTAATGCAGTGGTTGAAATCCTAGTtgaagcttataaaaaaaagagtaataAAACTATTTCCAAAATATATCAGGGCcaacagaaacaaaatggaGAAAATACAGGATATGTTAAAGCAAAATGGGAGAAGGAATTAAACATAGAAATATCACAGGAGGATTGGTGTTCTATGTGGAAAGCACAGCATTCATCCACAAGCTCAAGGAAGTGGAGAGAATTTGGTTGGAGGAACTCAATTCGTTATTTTATAACACCACATATTAAAAGTAAGCAAATTCAGTTAAAGGAACCGTGCTGGAGGCTGTGCGGAAACTCGAACGCCCATCACTCTCATATTTTTTGGCTATGCCCAAAAATTCAGatattttggggggaaatatgTCTGTCTTTAAGTAAGATTCTGGGATATGAAGTCACAAACAATGTAAAGGTGCTTTACTTCTGTATTTTAAAGGATGTCATCTCAGGAAAAGATTTGTATCTGTGTAAAATATTGCTCATGGCCTGTAAGAAAACAATCACTAAGAACTGGTATCAAGCGGACACTCCAAACCTCAAACAATGGATGGACATAGTAAAACAGATTAAGACAATGGAAAAAATTACTTTCTCTCTCAGATCCAGAGGAGCGATTTTCCCAAGTAAATGGGAGAAATGGACTACCTTTATTGAAGAATTAGATGACGCTTCACTATCAGGATAAGCTTTGGACAATCAaagaaaatatgtataaaaCTGTTATACTGGTGCGCCCCCTCGTTATTGTCTATGTTATTGTACTTGTATTGTGTGTATGTcctttaaaaatgtgaaaagactaaaataaaaagttacaaaaaaaaaaaaaagcctgattcagaaaaaattatttaaacatgTCGACAACAACTTAGATCAGAATACTCCTTCTTAAGTCTTAATTCGATTATTACTTACTCTGAGTATTACCTTGTTCAAGTAAAGGTGTCAGCAAAGGCTGTTTATATGAGAATGTCTCATTCAGACTTTTATATTAATcaggttaatatcagaatattggtgTTCCTGTAAACGTAAACATTGATGTTACAGCaggatttgttttgttcattatttgaatgtttgtgtcacagtgtgtgacTTATAAAGAATGCATTGAGTGGCCTTatcacacaacagcagcagtaaaCAAGTGTATGTTTTAGGCAGTATGTAaatcaatatgaaaacattgtcagCATCACTGCAGTGCAGTGAATTTACTTCAGTATGCCCAGTATACTCACTGTTATACTCACAGCTTTGCATGACGAATCATGAAAAGCTTCATGAATTTATTATCTGTGTATATTTCTCGCGTCTTAGAAGCGAGGACTTACTGAGCAGTGCTCCTCCATAAAGGCGAATGGAGATGCTGGGCGAGGAGAGTTCCTCCTCAAAAGCAACTTCGTATAGTTGGTTAGGGAACACCAGGGCCTGCGGTAGAAAACAAGCACAACACAGTTCCGTCAAATTAATATAAGAGGATAAAATTCTGTATTTCCCCAACCCCCACAATAGCCCCAGAATGCAGCAGTACTGACAAGAGTCTTCCCGTTTGTGTGTGCTGCCCCTGAACAGGGAGAACATTGAGCTCTGTTGGGTTTAAAACCGGATTTGTTCACGTAAAGAGTGCAGGGCAACGCTTACCATCAAGGCCACAGCGGTGAAACCCACTGCAGAGATGAGGATCCACACCCTAATAAGAAAGACATTGCATAAAATTGAGTATAATCCACTAATTTAGattgtatatttgttttctcGGAATTTAGAAGATGTTGAACTATATTTAACCACACAGTCAGCCGTGTTCACTGTGAGCGGCTGAAATCTCACCTCAGCCCGATTGGTTCTCTCACTGCAAACTTCATCTCATTTCCGAGCATCTGACTGATCTGCAAGAGAACATGGCACGATGAGGAAAAAGGAAATGGGACAGGAAATGTAACAATAATCATTTAATCTTAACACAAATCAGtggctgctttcacacatgcactctaACCCTTCACCTTTGTAGACATTACCCAAAGGATCTGTCTGTGTATGATCCTAAAGGGAAAAATTAGTTGAACCAGAGATTAATCGGTGTTAAGTGAAGAATGTCCGATTGAGCCGATGTGTGAATGGAGCAGATGATTGCCCGTGGAAATCACAGGCACCTAGTAGGCGTGTTCATATCCAGCTTCCTGCATGTGCTAAACTGTCGACAACCCCTTCCTAAACCAGAGGGAGTATTTCCAGTTGGTGTGAACTCCTCTCGCACAGACAATCTCTGAttttgttgtgcatgtgtgaaggcCCGGGCAGGTCATACGTGGAAACACTTTCTTATGACAACATGTCTTACAAAGCACCGCATAACCACAAATAAATCATCTCTTCATGGAAGTGTATTTAATGTCACCAGCTCATCTTTACCGAGCTCCTGGAAAGAAGCGCATTAAAGAGGTGGCGAGAAAAGATGGGTGTCAAAGCAGGACCTATTAGGATGTTAATTAGAGACTGTGAATGTCTTCACCTCGTTATTCAGCCCCTGAGGATTAAGCCGGAATGTCATAACAACATTTACAGTCAATTCTGGATGAACGACCAACTCAAATGTTTCTGGCAACAGAAAAACCTTTTCGCTACAAATTAACTTAATCTCAGCAACGCCAGGACCACGCAGCACTCTATTTATATTCCTGAAAGCCTGAAGCAAATGGTGAGAGGACTATTCGACAAATTGAAAGCAAAGTGTGCAACGCTGTTTCTTAGTAACCAATTTTGAATCACAACTGAATACAAAGAtaaataatagttagtgaaaaGTACTAAGGAAGGAATGAAGCAATATTGAGAAGACAAACCCACATGTTTCATATCTGTTATGATGAGCATCTCTTATCGCAGATTCTAGAAGAATCTGGAATATTAATAATCAGCAACTTGATTTCTAGGCAGCTACTGATTTTATCGAAACAAACCATTCAGTCATAGTATGTTACCAGCACGATGTTCATGAATGTTAAACTGTGATAGTGCTGGTATGATGTAGTAGAGTAGCATGAAGCAACGTGAACCAGGTTAGATAAAGATTCAACAGTGACGCTAAACGATCAATATGTAGAATgaataattttaaatgtgtttgattcTATTAAGTGGTAGAATTAACGAAAAGTGTCCGACACATCCTTTGCTTTTAGTTAACTATTGTAAAGCTGCGACTTTCAGGATGTCAGGCAACACTGACCCCCCGGGAAATCAATCAATGCCAGTGTCAAATATCTGAAAAAAAGATGCTGAGAAGTACATTCATCATGTTACTGGGGCAGATACAATCTGATTCAGGCTTCAAATAGCCAATAACAGGGAGGCAAACCACAAAAAcagcaagtggaaaaaaattaCATACAGAGCAGACAGTCaaccacgtttttttttttatattcatgaaTTATAAATGTTGGCTGGTTGTGAGCAGGGTTGCTGCAGATATTTTCGTGAGATGATATCAGTCTCATAAAACATCCTGTTTTCAGGGTTTTATGCTACACTGAatttttcaaatgcttttatcAGCAACAATGAGCCTGGAGGCTGAAAACAGAATGGTAATTTTGGTTTTAACTGGCAGTTTTTATGTTGTTACCAGCGGGGAAGCTATTCACATCCTTTATTTCAGTACCAACACCACACTATTAAAAGTACCAGGCATTAAAAGCATTCAAGACATATGTATAAATAGATATATGTAGAGGGTTTGTTAATATTTTATAGATTGTGTCCAACTGCAACTAATTTAATAGTTAGTTGAGTgactaataaatacatttttgataatggattttgattattttctgttaattgattgattgtgtgattaatacaaatattgtcACATGTTCTGAACAATAATCCGGAAATGGTTCCAATAAATGATATGTGTACGACAGGAGAGCCAGACTGAATCTGTCCGAGCCTTGAATACACTCACTTATGTCTGCCCCCGGAGCAGGGaaagtttgtgagtgtgtgtttctcaatGGGGTCAGActgaggtcagtgtgtgtctgttttctcaGAGGTCAGCAAACGGACAGACAACACAGATGAAGCCAGGAGCCCAGATGTGGAGGACTACTCAGAAACCTGTCAGTACATTTTATGATCAACCTTTACAATGTTCAGGACACCCAATCTTTATCCTTCTCTGAGAACCCCATCCCTCCTCAAAGAACAAACATGTCAGATGCGTTTCCTCCTTTGGCAGCCACTTTGGATCCACATTTTTGGTTCAAACTGGATCCTGAACTTAAGGACAAGCCTGCATTTCTTTATAAAATGACCAAAATAACCCTACATTGcagattttgatttagtttttgtgGGAGGGAGATTGGTAGTATCTGTCTTGCTTCTCTGCAACTTTCTCCCCTACATGTGAGTGTGGTGTTGAGAGTCGGTCAGGGAGGAAAGGAGACATGTGTAGGTGAGAGTCTACACATGAAGAACATGTACCAGGTATGCAACTTTCATGCCACTGTGAAAACTGCCACACCGAAACCCCACCGAGCCGAACAGTTGAACCACTTCATCCACAGCTTTCAATTATTTCCCTTTATCATTAAACTTCTCTCTTCtctaaaaaactgaaactgaaaatgCAGAACAGACGACTGATTTTCTGGACAGCAGCGTATACGTGGAACTTACTGTAAGTTGCGAAGTAGTTTTCTGCTTGACAAGTCTGTGAGTTTTCAAAGTAGAACTAATTACTAGTTAAATCAGGTCAGGGGGGTTACGAGGGGTTTTCTGAACCCCATTTCCATTGGACCTCGAGGCATCGGCATGTTAATAAATCACGCAAAATGCAACACTGGCAAGACGGCATGGTTGGAGACGTCAGGCATCACTCACCGGGAtagaaaaagaacacaaaagacTAATTCCATCACCCGTTTTTACCTGTGTTTAAATAAACCTGTGTATACTTGCTAAATTTGGTGTAAAAAAGGTATGAAAGAAAACTTGAAATAGCAACAAAAGCACAACAGAAGACGGGATGAAATCAAATGAGAGCAGATAATCCACTGATAACACAACAGTGAGTAATCATAATGGTGATTGTTGTACATCTGTTGCTGCATTGAATATTGGCCTGTAGCTGACATCAATACTGTTCTTGTGCTGTGCGCCTCTCCCCCCATATGGAATAATGAGCATATGGGATAGAAAAGATCATGAATGATTTTTCTATAATCTGAATATTGGTTAGCGTGTTCAAATTATTGGATAAGTCAATgtacaaaacacatttagaaaCTAGAACAGCACTAACTAAAGCCCTTTATCGCCAtgttgagaagaaaaaaatgctcaatacaaacaaataattaTTGGCTCTGCCTTGCCTTGATCATGCCCCAGCCGGAAATCGGATCAATATTTTTTTAGCAATCCTGCTGGCAGCCAATTAAATGGCAATGAAAACATTACCCTCTCGGCAGGAATGTGTTGATGAGCTTATCATCACATCAAAAAAGGAAAGATTTACTTCGATTTTTTTGGGCTTATGCTGATTGCATCTCTGGCAggaagagagagcagaggagtgtGGCAGGCAGGAGGAAATAAATTTGAGACCTCCTATGGAGGCGAAGATGTGAGTATCGGATAGACAGGAGACACAGCGTTAAGCAGTTTGTCATGTCTAAAATTTGTCACAGTTCAAAAGAAGCCGTCATTACAGGACAGAAGCAGCAGATATGACAGAACTGTACAAAGCTTTGCAACATATAATCCATCATCACTGTTTCATCCATGTCAAgggttttatttctctctgagaGCTCTACTCCTGCTgctgaaaataaacataataatgaAGTTGAATGAGCTTCAGATTGCACTCTTTTTGGTTATGTTGTGAAAGTCAGCCTCAACGTCTGACTGGAGGCGTCGGGTACAGCACAGAAAAGCTTTTGTCTCATGTCTTATAATCATTACACAAATATCAGGCAGAATCTAAAGATTTCTGGGCTGGGCTGAGCTCCCAGTGTTTCAACCTCCCCAGCAGGGTCTCTGGTGCCAGCTGTGATCACGTGACCGAGTGATTCACTCCTTCCTGTGCCATGGTTTCGGGGGAAGATTTTGACAAGATCACATAAATATGCATGACTGGCATAAGAAACACTCAAAGGGAGCCGAGCGTCAACCGATGGTACAGGACCAGCTCGGGGCGGAATAGAAGCAGAAGGGAGAGGTGCAGAGAGCGAGAAACAGGAAAAGGAAGGGATACACAATGCTGTTTGCAGGAAGAGATGCTTATTCACAGCTGCGATTGCCCAGATTTGTCATCAATCTCTCAGTCCGATGCGTAAAGTAAACAGAGGGAAACTTTTCAACCAGAGGGCAGGAAAATATCCCGGAGAAAAATAATCAGTTTTCCACAGAGCTACAATTTGTCATGTCAGTATGTACATATGATGGATGTTGCACagtcaaaacaaatataaattatgGCTAACTGGACATCTTCTGGGCCACAAATTATTCATACAACTTTGTTATATCTCTTATTTATGAAGGCCGAAGCTCGAGCTGTCATAGTTTGATTGTTGATACATGACCTTAACACTAAAGCAGTCTGCCTACCAGTAGATTAAACAAGCCTCCAGCACAGCTGCACTCATACAGCACAGTGGCATGAATACCAACCTCGCTCTCACTTAAGTATGACTATGAGCAAAAGGAATTGCATTCTTATCTCTGGACTGTAGAAGGAGCAGGAAGAGAACAATCAGTGCAGCAGGACTTCCCTCCTTTGTTTACAGGTACCACAGGGATAATGTCAACTGTTTCCCCTCAAAACCAACTATGAAGCTCACCGTACTTCAAATTCACAAATACTTGTGGCGGAGATAAATGGAACGACTCAAGTAACAGCACAATGTATAAGTGAGGGGGAACAACTAGACTCTCGGCGCAACAGTCAATGTCCACTTTATTAAAACAGCAAAGTCACGAAATTTTCAGATATTTACGTTCGGATAATGTCAGGAGATTGTGTGGAGATCAGtggatgtctgaaagcagcttatatgTATCTTTTTCCATCCCAATGCTCTGTGAAAGGGATCAAAGCGGCAGATGTCTGGGTTAGGCTAGTTGCTGAGACATTAAGAGAGAACACAAACACTCGGGAGGGCAGAGAAAAGGGTGCTGACATCTCAACACATGCCATCAGCCACCGTATGCCTGCTTCCTTCTGTTCCGTTTCCTGCTCCCACTTGCCTGATTAATATTTCAGTGAGGAAGTGTTTGCTCCGACTGTGCTCATTCTTATGCCATCAGATTAAAAATTATACAATAAAAATCTGTAGAATCGTGATATGTGAGCCCTCTGAACCCCAACAAGAGATTCTCATCAGTCTGCAACTGTGCTCCACATGCATGATTAGGATGGGTGATTGTGTGACTACTGATATGCACCAGCATGTGTGCTGTTTTGGTGTACACATGACTGTACACTGTCcacacaaatgtgcaaatgtatgGTAGGAATGACATAATACATGGGAAGCAAGAGGCAGGGAGTCTCTCTGGGGAGACAGTCCCATTTCAGTTCAGTTGTGTGAACTCATGGGAATATGTGATCTAGATTCACTGAAGCATGAGGAGCAAAAGCACACAATGGGTTGTGAGTGATAAGCCAATTAGCATCctattttggcttttaaaagtAATCCATTTCTCTGGGTGCCCTCATCTGTGGTTGAGTGCATTTACTTGTTTATACCCTGCATCAATGTTATCTGATTATGGTTTAATACATGCTCATATTTATAACAAGCAGTTTGTTGCACTCATTCAGAAGCCATTTGCCTTTGGTATCTGCATAGTCTCCCTTAAAAAAGGCTAAAAATGACTGGACTGTGTTCATGTGATGTAATCTGACCTTTGAGCGGTgaacttcaccatcatcatcctcaccaCCGACTCCGAGGATCTTCCGGCTCTTCAGGCGGCTTATCAAGTCCGTCTGACTGTGCTTCTTCATTAGAGGAGGGTGAGGTTTAGACACCATGGTGCACACACCTAACGAAGgaggtgataaaaaaaaaaaggtacaaGGTTAGAGAAGCTGGAATGACAAGCAAATGAGTGCAGAGTCTTCATATTGCAATAGAGGATAATACATGGAATACAAAGAGAGGGGGGAAGAAAATGGGGTTTCCATTTTCCATTATGTAAAAATCAGCAGTTGAGTATTTCTTATGCAATTACCCCCCTCTCCAAAGCAGGCACTTCTCcagagcagaggcaggaagaTGCAGCTACCAATATACAAATAATCCCCTCGAGGACTCGATTTATGCAATGCAATTACATGACACGTGTTTCGCAAATACAAGCAGCAACCCATAAAACCTTCCCCTCAAGTCAAACTAGAAGCAGGAGCCAGAAGTCATGTGGGTTTGTCAGGAGACCAACAGATGTAGGTGTCTCCATAATGAGCCAATGCATTGAACAGAGCTGAGGGTCTCACTTTCCATATCGATTAAGTTTCACTGAAGACATGGGACTAGGTAAGCGGAAAATGGTTTTGATGTCAGCTTGTACTGCCTACACAGCACTATGCCCTGACCTTGGCTACAGATATATCCATGTCTCACTTAAAATGGCTCCTCACTGTCTCTTTACAACAATAATGACAATGACTTGTTGTATCCCCACTGTTGTGATTAAAACACCTAAAAGATACGTTGGTGCTCGGCCAACAATCTTTTAGCCACAAGATGAGCATTGAATACAAACAGTTGAAACCGTGTATAGTGATCATGCTTATCACCACAAGCAGTCGATTACTATAACAGAATTATGGAATCCTGTATGATAATATGATATATGTCCACTACCGGAAGTGGCTATGATAGTGGCCAAACGAAGATGTGCCTGAGGGAAGGTGAAAGcgggacatttaggctaaaaacatgttgTAAATGATGCAGTTTTCACTCGATTATGAATGTCAGgtcttgcggacacttggatgacaccacacgagcagtatagaagcattttatgcttttttctgtagttttattacatctAAAGAAGCGGTCGcaattgacttcaattgtattggatttggctgcatcgctgtttacccctgagactcctaaagtttattgtggactcaaacgcttcacccacccctccatcggcatagtggtgagtggataatgagtacattttatttttggtgAAGTATCCCTTTAATCCAACAATCTTCTCACAGCCTAAATTCTTGTTATGCTCTACTGCCATGACCCCATCAAAATCTGTGATCAAACACTAAATAAGATACTTCACTGTGTGCCTTGGTAAATCACACGCTTTTCTCACGTTCTAAAATACCCTTGCAAGTCTCTGCCTCTCCATACCACTGCTCCTTGACTCGTCAGCAATGCTGATGTAGTTGCCTAGCAACTGCCAATGGAACGCTAGCTTCTTCAATATTGAAAGCACCTTTTATGATTCTAACCATCTTGGATAATTCAGTGCTATTACGCAGTCGCTCTTCTTACTATCACCAGTGACATTTTAGGATAAATAAAGACTCTGATCTGTATTCAGTAAATTGGAGTAGAGACATGTTTTTCCATACAAGTGgcttttattcaaaataaaaggcaaaCCAGGGCTGGGGAGCATTTTACCTATTAAGGGTCAGGCTAGAATAGCTTCTCCTTAGTGAGGCATCAGATGTAAGATATGATGATACTTGCAACCCAGTCCATTTTGAGAGGAACTGTTCACACAAAGTTTCTGAAGGTTTCAACATGCTAAAATTAAGACTTTAAGATCATgataaattcattttaatgtaataatttaattttaagaTGTGTGAAGTGTGACATATATGAAGGGCCATCAGGTTCCCAGATTTACTTATACTTCCCCATGATTGAATCAGTTCCATGTTGGTCTTATATGTAATTGTATTACACCATTGTATATATCTATCATTGAGAAAGAACTACAAGACACGGAGACATGTTGCCAATATATTAATCTTgaaaaaataactaatttaaactAAAGAcatatttacaatttaaaatgtaagcCTAAAGTTGTTGCAGAATAGCAAAGACGTTCAGCTCCTTTTATTTTATATCCTTAGAACTCCTACCTGTGCTTTAGTTCTTGCACAGTATAAAAAAACAGTGTTGCCCTTTGCCAGTTGCTCTTGCAACAGCATTTGATGACAGTTGCCATGATGTAAGTCGCCGATGACATTTAACCACTAGCTGCATGTTATGTTCACCCTGATTGTGACCCCGTCTGAGGTGCAAGTTAGTCTACTACTTTACGTTATGGCGACATACATATGTACTCTATTTGTGAACCCAAACCCATTGCACCTGGATGTTAAAGGGCTCAGAGACGAAGAATATTAGAAAAAGATGAATTAGGAGCTGAAAAAAGGAGACAGCCGTCCACTATGGGTGGCCAAGATTAAAattcaaacagacacagaggatgtATCGAGATGCTGTCAAGAAAGAAAAATTTAGTATACAAATAAGTGGGAGCCGTTTAAAAAGGGGTGATTTGGAGATTTACTATTATAGTATTGCTTTAAAACCCTTAGAGTCCTATTGACAAAATCTTTATCGTTCTACCTAAGGGGACATTTATGAGTGAGAGCATAAATGGTCCGGTAACATACAGGCTTTTCTTTACCATTGGACGACTTAAGCACAGCACATAGACATTTATTGCAGATTTGTAATACTctggagggaagagagaagaaTGAACTAATTGCTGAAAACGATGTACCGGTAATAatcacaactctctctctctgttctttttGCAAGCTTTGTGAGAGAACATGTGCTGTGGATCTGAAAAGCTGCTAAACATTGGGGAGATATATTGAGGGAATTGAGGTGAGAACTCCCTAGAAAGATg
Above is a genomic segment from Pleuronectes platessa chromosome 7, fPlePla1.1, whole genome shotgun sequence containing:
- the LOC128444993 gene encoding tumor protein p53-inducible protein 11; the encoded protein is MVSKPHPPLMKKHSQTDLISRLKSRKILGVGGEDDDGEVHRSKISQMLGNEMKFAVREPIGLRVWILISAVGFTAVALMALVFPNQLYEVAFEEELSSPSISIRLYGGALLSLSLIMWNGLYTAEKIIIQWTLLSEACYFAVQFLVTSITLMEIGILPHAAMLLLLSRVLFLAVTMAYYYHLGRKQKKI